A window from Cellulomonas sp. C5510 encodes these proteins:
- a CDS encoding DUF1345 domain-containing protein, whose amino-acid sequence MTAPARSTPGLPARARLRLVLARDLTRSTIAIGAGLVPGLALSWADTADDRWSFWEAYARSMLVVLTGASIGYGVLTVLAFGGLAGPRLQEALRAGRGTPGSRRPWIELGTGAVGWSLVTSAGALVTGVSLARGSAWVGGTGGLVLGLLLVASAWLTMVAAYAVHYARRDATQGGMEFPGSGERAFSDYVYLAVAVGTTFAPNDVVVTCRAMRRTLSGHAVVAFAFNAVIVGLVVAIL is encoded by the coding sequence CCCCGGGCCTCCCGGCCCGTGCGCGGCTCCGGCTCGTGCTCGCCCGGGACCTGACGCGGTCGACCATCGCCATCGGTGCGGGCCTGGTCCCCGGTCTCGCCCTGTCGTGGGCGGACACGGCGGACGACCGCTGGTCGTTCTGGGAGGCGTACGCGCGCTCGATGCTCGTCGTCCTCACCGGGGCCTCGATCGGGTACGGCGTCCTGACCGTGCTGGCATTCGGCGGGCTGGCCGGCCCGCGGCTGCAGGAGGCGCTGCGGGCGGGGCGCGGCACACCCGGCTCGCGCCGCCCCTGGATCGAGCTCGGGACGGGGGCGGTCGGCTGGTCGCTCGTGACGTCGGCCGGCGCGCTCGTCACCGGGGTGTCGCTCGCCCGCGGCTCGGCGTGGGTCGGCGGCACCGGCGGGCTGGTGCTCGGCCTGCTCCTGGTCGCCTCGGCGTGGCTGACGATGGTCGCCGCCTACGCCGTGCACTACGCCCGCCGGGACGCCACGCAGGGCGGGATGGAGTTCCCCGGCTCGGGCGAGCGCGCGTTCTCCGACTACGTGTACCTCGCGGTGGCGGTCGGCACGACCTTCGCCCCGAACGACGTCGTGGTCACCTGCCGGGCGATGCGTCGCACCCTGTCCGGGCACGCCGTCGTCGCGTTCGCGTTCAACGCCGTGATCGTCGGCCTCGTGGTCGCGATCCTCTGA
- a CDS encoding GNAT family N-acetyltransferase, with amino-acid sequence MSETEVTIRPVADAEAGELLTLRRAAFVTEAQQYDDPHIPPLTQTLSELRADLAAEGVVTLGAWAGHRLVGSIRVVIEGRKATLGRFAVAPDQQGHGIGTQLLLAILPHLPEDVEEIWVFTGRDSVQNLALYEKHGYTHEHDQTVGDLTYAYLRRILGDDDAEAPASV; translated from the coding sequence ATGAGCGAGACCGAGGTGACCATCCGGCCCGTCGCCGACGCCGAGGCGGGTGAGCTGCTGACCCTGCGCCGCGCCGCGTTCGTCACCGAGGCGCAGCAGTACGACGACCCGCACATCCCCCCGCTCACGCAGACCCTGTCGGAGCTGCGCGCGGACCTGGCGGCCGAGGGCGTCGTCACCCTGGGCGCGTGGGCCGGGCACCGCCTGGTCGGGTCCATCCGCGTCGTCATCGAGGGTCGTAAGGCCACGCTCGGCCGGTTCGCGGTGGCCCCCGACCAGCAGGGGCACGGAATCGGGACGCAGCTGCTGCTCGCGATCCTCCCGCACCTGCCCGAGGACGTGGAGGAGATCTGGGTGTTCACCGGCCGCGACTCCGTCCAGAACCTCGCGCTCTACGAGAAGCACGGCTACACCCACGAGCACGACCAGACCGTCGGTGACCTCACGTACGCGTACCTGCGGCGGATCCTCGGGGACGACGACGCGGAGGCGCCCGCCTCCGTCTGA